CGCTTTCAGATATGCAGACGCATTCCCGCGCCCAATGAGCTTGAGCAACCACATATGCATCTGCCTATCCCGGCCATGTGCATACCCCAGACCGTAATACCGATCCTCTTCATCCCCCGCCGAGATATGCGGAAAGCCATGCGCCATCCGCTGAATGCACACCTCGCCTTTAATACCTGGTATCACAACTTTTTTTGTATCGCGTTTCATATTGTAACCCAAAAAAAGCGAAGCACTTGTCAATGCTTCGCTTTTTTTATTTTCACTCCCACAACCTTCTATCCAGACTACGGTATTGAATCGCCTCGGCAACATGGCGCGATTGGATATCCTCTTCGCCTTCCAGATCTGCTATTGTGCGGCTCGCCTTCAGGATGCGATCATAGGCCCGCGCCGAAAGCCCCAATCGCGTAATCGCCATCCGCAACAACTCCTCGCTCCTATCATCAATTTTACAAAACATCCGAATCTCTCGCGACCCCATGTGCGCGTTGCTAAACAAATCTCTATAATCTGCAAACCGTTCCAATTGTATTTGCCGCGCGCCTTGCACGCGCTTGCGAACCTCTGCAGAAGACTCGCCAGCGGGTTCATTGGCCAGTTCTTCATACTGCACAGCCGGGGCTTCTACGTGAATATCAATGCGATCCATCAGCGGTCCCGAGATTCGATTGACATAGCGCTGCACCACAGGTGGCGAGCAAATACACTCGTGGTGTGGATCGCCCAAATACCCGCACGGACACGGATTCATGGCGCAAACGAGCATAAACTGCGCGGGATACGAAAGCGACATCGCCGCGCGTGCAATCGTCACAAAACTGTCCTCAATAGGTTGGCGAAGAGACTCCAAAACCTGTTTCTTAAACTCGGGAAGCTCATCCAAAAACAGCACCCCGTGATGTGCCAGCGACACCTCTCCCGGCCGGGGATAGGGACCGCCACCGATCAATCCCGCATCTGAAATCGTGTGATGTGGCGAACGAAACGGCCTTACTGCCACCAGTGCCGTATCAGGCGGCAGCAACCCCGCCACCGAGTGAATTTTTGTCGTCTGCAGAGCCTCATCCAGGGTCAGATTGGGTAAAATGGTCGGCAATCTCCTGGCGAGCATCGTCTTACCAGATCCGGGTGGTCCCATGAGAATCGCGTTATGCGCGCCTGCCGCCGCCACCTCCAGCGCGCGCTTGGCATGCTCTTGCCCGCGCACATCCCTAAAATCCACCCGATGCATCCGCGCCTGCCGAAAAATCGCCTGGCTATTGATTTCAAAGGGCATGATATCGCAGTACCCCTCAAAAAAATCCAGTGCCTCACTCAAATCGCGCACCGGCAAAACATCTAACCCTCCAGTAATCGCCGCCTCTTGCGCATTCTCCACAGGGACGAGCAACCCTTTTAAACCCGCCTTTTTGGCTTCCACAGCCATTGACAGTGCCCCGCGCACGGGCCGCACCGTACCATCTAAAGCCAACTCACCCAAAATGAGATATTGCGACAGCTTCTCGGGTGAAATTGAATCGCCCATCGCGGCGATAATACCTATCGCAATCGGCAAATCAAATGCCGAGCCTTCCTTTCGAATATCTGCCGGTGCCAAATTCACCGTAATCCGATTAGTTGGAAATGTTCGCCCGGCATTTTTAATCGCAGCCATCACCCGATCCCGGCTCTCCTTCACCGTACTATCGGGCAAACCCACCACTGAAAATGAGGGAAGCCGACGCGAAATATCCGCCTCAATATGCACGATATACGCATCAATACCCAGCGTAGCACAACTCAACACACGCGAAGTCATCAAAACCTCCTTGCCTGAAAGAAACCAACCGAAAGAAGCACTAGAATCAGGCAAGGAGTGTGCCAGAACCACTTGAAACAATAACTTGTTGTTATAAAAAAATTTACATCATATCAAAGCAGACCTGTATTGAACAATCTTTTCACAAAAACCATCTTCCGCAGAACAAAATGTGCAACACGCCTGCTACTTCATCCGATCCAGCACGGGCTGCAATTTTTGTCGCGCTACCTCGGCTTCTGCGCCCCCATCGACGACCGGGTGTTCTTCCAACTCATCTGCTACCACATCGTACAAATCGCCCGTATCGTAGAGCTTCCAGCGTTTATCCTGTGCCCACCGCTTTAAGTAATACCCCACCTTACCCCATCCGGGAAGGGGATCGTGATGGGCAAAAATCCACTCGCGCGGCGTTCCCGCCTCGCCCTTTAACTGCGGCAAAAATGACACCCCATCAAACACATCGTCCTCGGGCAAAGAAATGCCAGCCATATCCATCATAGTGGGCACAAAATCACTACAATCGATCAAATCATCACACACAGACCCCGGGGGAATTGTCCCCGGCCAACTCGCGACAAATGGCACCCGCGTACCCGCATCGGTCGAAAGGCCCTTCCCCCCCTGGAACTCGCGACCATTAATCATAGAAGTCACCTGACGGGGCGAACCATTATCGCCAATAAACAAAAGCAAAGTATTCTCTCTCAGACCGAGTTCATCCAATTTATCTACAATCCGTCCAATCACCACATCCATATACTCAACCATATCTTTAAAATACTTCACACCGCTATCGTGTCGGTTTTCAGACCATATTTCACTATGGGGCGTGGGTTCAAACGGACCGTGTGTCAGCGCCATGGGATAATAAACAAAAAATGGCTCATCCTTGTGCCGCTCGATATAATCGCAAATATAAGCCGTATAAATATCCGGACCGTACTTGCCCTCTGTATCCTCCAAATACGCTCCATTTTGCTGAATCACCGGATCGGCATACCGCGACCCCTTATCCTCGGTGTGTTCCGTATGCCATAAGCAATACTCGTCAAAACCCGAATCTTCCGCCAATTGCCCCTTACCGCGCCACTCGGGCTCAAAATCCGGCGGATTATAGCTATACATTTGCCATTTACCCGAAATACACGTTTTGTACCCAGCCGCTTGCATCAGATGTCCAAAGGTGCGCTCCTGAGGGTCCATCACGCCAAAAGCTCTCCAATTTCGAAAATTGTATTTACCCGTCATCAACTGTAACCGAGTCGGCGTACACAGCGGCAGGACATACGCATGGTCAAAACGCATCCCCTCCTTGCTCAAACCATCCAGCACGGGAGTTCGATACGATTCACCCCCATAACACCCCAGGCATTCATATCCCAAATCATCGGACAGAATCAGAATAATATTTGGTTTATCAGAAGCCATAAAATCTCCTTTCAGTAGTCAGAGCTTCGGGACACGCCCCATTTACAATTCTCCAATCCGCTTCTTCTCAAAAAATTCCCAATCCCATTCGGCACCCCATCCGGGATCACTGGGCGGTGTAATATGGCCATTCTCGGGCAAGGGTGGATTGAGCAACCCAATCTCACGACCGCGCACATCCCGGGACCCTCCTGGGAAAAACTCGTAATAACTCGTATTCGATATGGCACAAACCAGATGTGCATGCACCAGCCCAAACAACCCACCCGGTCCATTAAATTCAATATTTGCACCGTACATCTCCGCCAAATGTGCTAATTTCAACGTCGGAGTTGTACCCAGCCGCGCATTGGCGCGCAGGGCATCGGTTGCCCCGGAAATAATCCATTGCGCGCTCAAATCCACATCGTGCATCAAAGTCTCAGGTGCCAAAATGGGAATATCCAGCGCATCGCACAAACGCTGCAAGTTCTTTTGATCTCGATCTGCCAGAGGCTCTTCAAACCACCCAAACCGCAACGCCTCCAGAGTCTTACCCACCCGAATCGCATCGTGCAACGTATAATCACATCCTGCGGCATCGTGCAAAATATCGACATCCCTCCCAACCGCATCGCGCACAGCGTGAAAACACGCGATATTTTCATCTGCCGTACCCCCAAAGTGATCTTTTACAGCCAGAAATCCCATTTCCACTGCCTTTTTTGCATCGGCTACAGCCTCTTCTTTTGAGCCACTTCTAAAATTGTAATAAGCCGCACAACGAGACCGCGCCCGACCAATCAGACCGTGAACGGGAAGCCCCGCAACCTTGCCGGCGATATCCCACAAACAATTGTCAAAAGCGCCAAACCATCCAGGTCGCGTGAACATGCCGCGCGTTGCTTTGTGTAATTTTTGCGCGAGTCTCTCCCGATCAAATGGATCTTCGCCAATCGCCAGCAACCGCAATTGCTCCAGATCTTCAGAGCGCATCGTCGTGTACCGCGCATCCCCCACCGTACACACCCCTTCGATGTCTTCGTCTGTCTTTACATGCAAAACGTGTATATGCTCTGCCGACTTACCCGCACCCCGCTTTGCCCATCGCTTGCGGGCACCCTGACCGGTTTGTTCCATCCGAAACCGCCCCGTATTGGCGGGCAACTCAAAAACCGAAATCGCAATCGCTCGAATCTTCACTTCCACCTCCAATCTTTCAAAGCAAACTTCTGCGTCCATACACGCTACAAATGCGGCATTGATGGGGATCATGGCCTCTCGCAGGGCAATATTCTCGTCCAAAAAAAATAATCTGCAAATGCAGCTTATTCCAAATTTCCGCGGGAAAAATGCGTTTCAAATCGCGCTCGGTCTGCACCACATTTTTGCCACTGGACAACCCCCATCGATAGGCGAGACGATGAATATGCGTATCCACGGGAAATGCCGGCACGCCAAAAGCCTGAGCCATCACCACCGACGCCGTCTTGTGTCCCACGCCGGGCAATGCTTCCAAACCTTCATAAGATTGGGGCACCTCGCCATCGTGTTCATCCAGCAAAATACGAGACAAATCGAAAATCGCCTGCGCTTTGCGAGGCGCCAACCCACACGGACGGATAATGCCTTCGATTTCTTCAACCGACAGCGCAATCATTTTCTCTGGCGTATCTGCCCTGGCAAATAAAACCGGCGTCACCTGATTGACCCGCACATCGGTACACTGCGCCGACAACAACACAGCGACCAGCAAGGTATAGGCACTCCCGTGTCTCAGCGATCCTTCGGGATCGGGATACAATTCGTCTAAAATCTCGGCAATTCTTTCGGCTTTCTCGGCTTTACTAAAACGCTTTTTCAAATTCATTCTCCACACAAATTAAAAACTAATCGCCCGTCTGCGGCACAAAGCCGCTGGGAGCTTTCACTTTATGGATAAACAACTGAATACCAATCGTCATCAGAATAACCATACTACCCATCAAATAGGGCAATCGCGCATTAAAATGCTCGGCAACAAGACCACCGAGGAGCGGACCAAATAAAAATCCACTCCCCACAATCGCTTCGTGAATACCCGTGCGACGACCTCCTGGACCTTCTGCGTACAAACTGTAAAAAATACTCGCTGTAAACGTTACCCCAATAAGCCCGCCCAGCAGCAAAAAACCACATGCAAAAACAATCGGTTTTGTACCCATCCCGATCAAACCGAGGCCAAAAGCTCCCAAAAGCTGAGCGAAAATAATAGGTGACAGACGAAATTGCCATCGATCTGTCCGCGACATAAAATAAAAAACCGCAAGTTGGGTCAAAGCGATCAGCGCGAGCAAAAACCCCAGCAAATCCGGTGAAATGCCGAGATCCGTCGCCAATTTTGGAAAGAGCGCACGTATAAGCCCAATCACAAAAAACGTTGCAAAATTGGCCAACAATGCAAGGGGAAAAAAATGTCCTGACGTCGCAACAACCGATCTTGTAGCCGCAACACCTGGCTCCGATTCCAAAATGGGAACGACGATCAGCCCCAGAAATAACAGAAGCACAAAAAAGCCAGACAAAACAAATCCGCTAAACGGGTGGAATGCGAACAACACACCACCTGCGGCTGGGCCAACAAACACGCCCAATGTCCACGCCACATTGAATCGCCCCAAAGCGGGTAACAACATATCTCGCGATTTCCCGCGCCCAAGATAGGCTTGCATTGGGGGCCAATAATGTGCAATGGCAACAGCAGAAAGCACAGAAAGCAAAATAAAATGCCAGATGCGATTGACACCGATATATCCCACAAATGCCAGAAAAAGACAAAAACTCCCAATTCTCATAATCTGACGATAACCCATCCGGTCTGAAAGGCGGCCAGAAACGAGACTGGTCACAGAATAAGCCAATGCACCCCAGGCATTGATGTGCCCGAGATCGTCATAAGTCGCACCGAATTGCAGGGCGTATAATGGAACGCAAATGCCCACAATGGAAAAACAGCTATCCATTAAAAAGGCATTGACATACAAAAAAGTATCTTTTTTCACAAAAGGAGATATCTCCTAAAAAAAAAGGGACTCAAAAGAGTCCCTTCTAATTTTTTACAAAAAGCATTGTGCTACTTACTGTGCCTCTTCTTCTCCACCGCCCATTGGATTGAGGATGCGATCAATCTGGTCTTCGCAATATTTCTTGTATTGGCGATTCCCAACCCCTTTTTTGTAGTGCGAAATCGCTCTTTCTTTTTGGCCAAGCTCGCGATAACAATCGCCCAGAATGACATTGGCGGGCACTCTCCATTTAGATGAAGACACGGCTTTATTGGCGTGCCTGATCGCATTTTGGTATTGCTTGAGTCCAAAATAGGGTTCAGCTATCCGATAGTTTACCTCGGCTGTATTCTTAATGCCCAGTGCCCTTTTGTAGGAAGCAACAGCATTTGTGTACTGTCTGGCATCTGAATAGGCTTTGCCAAGTGCTGTGTGAACATCTGCATTCTTGGGATCAACCTGTGCTGCTTTTGAAAGCACGGAGATCGCTTTGCTATTTTGCTTCATCGCCTGATAGACCACTGCCAGATTCAGGCGAGATCTCGTATCTTTTGCATCCGCTTGAATCGCCTTTAAGTACGCGCTTGCTGCACTGCTATTTTTTCCTGTCGCCCTGAAGAGATCACCCAAACCGCGATGGGCTTTGCCATAGTTCGGATTCAGCTCAATGGCTGTTTCAAGTGCTTCGCGCGCGGCATTCACACTGCGAGCACTTCTATGTGCCAGACCCAAATTGTAAAATACGGTCGCATCTGAAGGATCGACTTGCGTGGCACTTTCATACTGAGCCGCAGCTGCCTTGTAATTGCGCCGCCTGAACAACGTGGTGCCTTCTTGAAGATAAGCCACCTTTAACCTATCCCGTGCTTTGCCGTCGGCAAAACTGGGATCAATCGACAGCACCTTTTGCATGCTCGCCTGGGCGCCTGTATAGTCTTTGGTCTGCAATTGCAATTCGCCCATCTCAAAATAAGCAGCTGCGTAATCCGTCTTGATTGAAGTCGCCATTTGATAAGCTTCTATGGCCTTTGTGTAATTGCGGAGCTTTCGATATGTCGTGCCTATCGCGCGATATGCCTGCGCGTTTTTAGCATCGATTTTTACAGCTTCCTCAAAAGCTACGAGTGCTTTTTGATACTGTCTTTTTTTGTATAACTCCTGTCCGGCATTGTACTTTTCCGCTGATTCGGGACTCACAACCTGTGCAAGGGCAGAGCCAGCCATTAGCACAGACAATGAAAGCATCGCAAGGAAGGAACGCATGGACATGGGGAATCTCCTGTATTTTGAACCTTTACAAAGACTTAAAATTCGGATTAGGCAGTATATATTGTAAAATTTCGGCGTATATGTCAAGTATTGTTTACATATTTACACAAAAAAGGCCATTGTACACCCTGCACAATGGCCTTTCGCAAATCAAAATAGCCACCTTACCTTAGTTCAAGCGGAAAGACATCGGCTGTGTCATCCAAACAGAAACCGGCTTGTCATTTTGTTGGGCTGGTTCAAACCTGAATTGCAGAACAGCATCAATCGCCGCTTGACGGAAAATTTCTTGACCTCTAAGTACAGTCACATTGCTTACCCGACCATTCTTATCAACCAAAAACTTCAAAAACACTTTTCCAGTCAACCCGGCTTTGCGGGCAATTTCAGGATATTTAGGATTTACCTGATGTTTGACTTTTGGTTTTTGCTCAACCATATAAAACTCGAGGATTTCTTCTTCTTCCTCATATGAACCCGGCGGCGGTGGCGGCGGCATATCGACCATTGCATCGTCAAAATCGAGATCAGTACTCTCAATAGTCACGTCATCGGGCACATCGTCGCTCTCTGTTTCAATTGGCACAGCAGGTCGCGGCGGCGGCGGCGGACGTTTAATCTGACGAGTTTCTGGAATATCCACATTTTCAATAATGATCTGTTTCTTCTTGCGATCACTCGCAGAGGCTTCAAAAGTTGGAAAAATCACAGCCACGGCGGTGTGCAGGACAAACGTGACCAATGTGCAATATCCAAAAACCTTATTATAAGAACGTCGCAAATCGGCTTCTGGTGCTTTTCCCCGAATCATTGCCATAGCTTACCCCTCTCGGTTGGTCGCAAAGTTGATGCGCAGCGCATCGGCCTTGCGCAATTCTTCCATCACACTACTGATCAATCCATAAGGCGCGCGGTAGTCACATTTGAGTGATACGACCATGCGGGGATCTTTGACACGGCGATCGTAAAAAATCCCGGCTATCTGATCGAGATTCGCCAGCTTGTCGTCAATATAGATTTTGCGATCAGCAGAAACCCATAGATAGTTGATGTGACGACGTTTCTTGAGTTCTTCGATTTTTTCGGCCTTGGGCATAATAATGCCCGTCACGCGGTAGCGGACAAAAACCGTAGATACCATAAAGAAAATGAGCAGCAAAAAAGTAATGTCGGCCATAGACCCGGTGGGGATGCTGTGTGAGACACCACCTTTTTTCTTAAAATTCATGAAAACCTCCTGAACTTACTCACTGGGCGAAGCGAGGGAAATTTTATCTGCCCCTGACAATTTAATCTCGTCGAGCACATCGATGAATTGCTCATAGGGCGTTTCTTCGTCTGCCTTTAATGAAATGATCAGCTTATCATTTTGCGCCAATCGCTGCTCAATATCTGCTCGAAGCATATTCAATGGGATAC
This region of Gemmatimonadota bacterium genomic DNA includes:
- a CDS encoding YifB family Mg chelatase-like AAA ATPase, coding for MTSRVLSCATLGIDAYIVHIEADISRRLPSFSVVGLPDSTVKESRDRVMAAIKNAGRTFPTNRITVNLAPADIRKEGSAFDLPIAIGIIAAMGDSISPEKLSQYLILGELALDGTVRPVRGALSMAVEAKKAGLKGLLVPVENAQEAAITGGLDVLPVRDLSEALDFFEGYCDIMPFEINSQAIFRQARMHRVDFRDVRGQEHAKRALEVAAAGAHNAILMGPPGSGKTMLARRLPTILPNLTLDEALQTTKIHSVAGLLPPDTALVAVRPFRSPHHTISDAGLIGGGPYPRPGEVSLAHHGVLFLDELPEFKKQVLESLRQPIEDSFVTIARAAMSLSYPAQFMLVCAMNPCPCGYLGDPHHECICSPPVVQRYVNRISGPLMDRIDIHVEAPAVQYEELANEPAGESSAEVRKRVQGARQIQLERFADYRDLFSNAHMGSREIRMFCKIDDRSEELLRMAITRLGLSARAYDRILKASRTIADLEGEEDIQSRHVAEAIQYRSLDRRLWE
- a CDS encoding sulfatase-like hydrolase/transferase — translated: MASDKPNIILILSDDLGYECLGCYGGESYRTPVLDGLSKEGMRFDHAYVLPLCTPTRLQLMTGKYNFRNWRAFGVMDPQERTFGHLMQAAGYKTCISGKWQMYSYNPPDFEPEWRGKGQLAEDSGFDEYCLWHTEHTEDKGSRYADPVIQQNGAYLEDTEGKYGPDIYTAYICDYIERHKDEPFFVYYPMALTHGPFEPTPHSEIWSENRHDSGVKYFKDMVEYMDVVIGRIVDKLDELGLRENTLLLFIGDNGSPRQVTSMINGREFQGGKGLSTDAGTRVPFVASWPGTIPPGSVCDDLIDCSDFVPTMMDMAGISLPEDDVFDGVSFLPQLKGEAGTPREWIFAHHDPLPGWGKVGYYLKRWAQDKRWKLYDTGDLYDVVADELEEHPVVDGGAEAEVARQKLQPVLDRMK
- the nth gene encoding endonuclease III; this translates as MNLKKRFSKAEKAERIAEILDELYPDPEGSLRHGSAYTLLVAVLLSAQCTDVRVNQVTPVLFARADTPEKMIALSVEEIEGIIRPCGLAPRKAQAIFDLSRILLDEHDGEVPQSYEGLEALPGVGHKTASVVMAQAFGVPAFPVDTHIHRLAYRWGLSSGKNVVQTERDLKRIFPAEIWNKLHLQIIFFGREYCPARGHDPHQCRICSVYGRRSLL
- a CDS encoding MFS transporter, which gives rise to MKKDTFLYVNAFLMDSCFSIVGICVPLYALQFGATYDDLGHINAWGALAYSVTSLVSGRLSDRMGYRQIMRIGSFCLFLAFVGYIGVNRIWHFILLSVLSAVAIAHYWPPMQAYLGRGKSRDMLLPALGRFNVAWTLGVFVGPAAGGVLFAFHPFSGFVLSGFFVLLLFLGLIVVPILESEPGVAATRSVVATSGHFFPLALLANFATFFVIGLIRALFPKLATDLGISPDLLGFLLALIALTQLAVFYFMSRTDRWQFRLSPIIFAQLLGAFGLGLIGMGTKPIVFACGFLLLGGLIGVTFTASIFYSLYAEGPGGRRTGIHEAIVGSGFLFGPLLGGLVAEHFNARLPYLMGSMVILMTIGIQLFIHKVKAPSGFVPQTGD
- a CDS encoding tetratricopeptide repeat protein, giving the protein MSMRSFLAMLSLSVLMAGSALAQVVSPESAEKYNAGQELYKKRQYQKALVAFEEAVKIDAKNAQAYRAIGTTYRKLRNYTKAIEAYQMATSIKTDYAAAYFEMGELQLQTKDYTGAQASMQKVLSIDPSFADGKARDRLKVAYLQEGTTLFRRRNYKAAAAQYESATQVDPSDATVFYNLGLAHRSARSVNAAREALETAIELNPNYGKAHRGLGDLFRATGKNSSAASAYLKAIQADAKDTRSRLNLAVVYQAMKQNSKAISVLSKAAQVDPKNADVHTALGKAYSDARQYTNAVASYKRALGIKNTAEVNYRIAEPYFGLKQYQNAIRHANKAVSSSKWRVPANVILGDCYRELGQKERAISHYKKGVGNRQYKKYCEDQIDRILNPMGGGEEEAQ
- a CDS encoding energy transducer TonB, with amino-acid sequence MAMIRGKAPEADLRRSYNKVFGYCTLVTFVLHTAVAVIFPTFEASASDRKKKQIIIENVDIPETRQIKRPPPPPRPAVPIETESDDVPDDVTIESTDLDFDDAMVDMPPPPPPGSYEEEEEILEFYMVEQKPKVKHQVNPKYPEIARKAGLTGKVFLKFLVDKNGRVSNVTVLRGQEIFRQAAIDAVLQFRFEPAQQNDKPVSVWMTQPMSFRLN
- a CDS encoding biopolymer transporter ExbD; this encodes MNFKKKGGVSHSIPTGSMADITFLLLIFFMVSTVFVRYRVTGIIMPKAEKIEELKKRRHINYLWVSADRKIYIDDKLANLDQIAGIFYDRRVKDPRMVVSLKCDYRAPYGLISSVMEELRKADALRINFATNREG